In Streptomyces qaidamensis, one DNA window encodes the following:
- a CDS encoding magnesium transporter MgtE N-terminal domain-containing protein, with product MAAGAPRIFVSHLQGVAVFDPAGDQVGRVRDLVVMLRVGQRPPRLLGLVVELATRRRIFLPMTRVTAIQSGQIITTGVLNVRRFEQRPTERLVFGELLDRRVTLTETGEEVTVLDLSVHQLPARREWEIDRVFVRKGRKGSAFRRAKGEALTVEWTAVTGFSLEEQGQGAENLLATFEQLRPADLANVLHHLSPKRRAEVAAALDDDRLADVLEELPEDDQIEILGKLKEERAADVLEAMDPDDAADLLGELPTDDQERLLSLMQPGDAADMRRLMSYEDRTAGGLMTTEPIVLRPDATVADALARVRNRDLSPALAAQVYVCRPPDDTPTGKYLGTVHFQRLLREPPPSLVSSILDSDLQPLDPEADLPAIAGFFATYDMVAAPVVDEAGALLGAVTVDDVLDHMLPEDWRETEFHLDEEVATDGS from the coding sequence ATGGCAGCGGGCGCCCCCCGGATCTTCGTATCGCACCTCCAAGGTGTCGCCGTCTTCGACCCAGCCGGTGACCAGGTGGGGCGGGTGCGCGATCTGGTCGTCATGCTGCGGGTGGGGCAGCGACCGCCGAGGCTGCTCGGCCTCGTCGTCGAACTCGCCACCCGCCGCCGTATCTTCCTGCCGATGACCCGGGTCACCGCCATCCAGTCCGGCCAGATCATCACCACGGGTGTGCTCAACGTGAGGCGCTTCGAGCAGCGGCCCACCGAGCGGCTGGTCTTCGGGGAGCTGCTGGACCGGCGCGTGACGCTCACCGAGACCGGCGAGGAGGTCACCGTCCTCGACCTGTCGGTGCATCAGCTGCCGGCCCGCCGGGAGTGGGAGATCGACCGGGTCTTCGTCCGCAAGGGCAGGAAGGGCAGTGCCTTCCGGCGCGCCAAGGGCGAGGCGCTGACCGTCGAGTGGACCGCCGTCACCGGCTTCTCCCTGGAGGAGCAGGGGCAGGGCGCCGAGAACCTGCTGGCCACCTTCGAGCAGCTGCGCCCCGCCGACCTGGCCAACGTCCTGCACCACCTCTCCCCCAAGCGCCGGGCCGAGGTCGCCGCCGCCCTCGACGACGACCGGCTCGCCGACGTCCTGGAGGAGCTGCCGGAGGACGACCAGATCGAGATCCTCGGCAAGCTGAAGGAGGAGCGCGCCGCCGACGTCCTGGAGGCCATGGACCCGGACGACGCCGCCGACCTGCTGGGCGAGCTGCCGACGGACGACCAGGAGCGGCTGCTGAGCCTGATGCAGCCCGGCGACGCGGCCGACATGCGGCGCCTGATGTCGTACGAGGACCGCACGGCGGGCGGTCTGATGACCACCGAGCCGATCGTGCTGCGCCCGGACGCCACCGTCGCCGACGCCCTGGCCCGGGTCCGCAACCGCGACCTCTCCCCCGCCCTCGCCGCCCAGGTGTACGTCTGCCGGCCCCCGGACGACACACCGACCGGCAAGTACCTGGGCACGGTCCACTTCCAGCGCCTGCTGCGCGAACCACCGCCGTCCCTGGTCAGCTCGATCCTGGACAGCGACCTCCAGCCGCTCGACCCCGAGGCGGACCTGCCCGCGATCGCGGGTTTCTTCGCCACGTACGACATGGTCGCGGCACCGGTCGTCGACGAGGCCGGCGCGCTGCTGGGCGCGGTGACCGTGGACGACGTGCTCGACCACATGCTCCCGGAGGACTGGCGGGAGACGGAGTTCCACTTGGACGAGGAGGTGGCCACCGATGGTTCCTGA
- a CDS encoding magnesium and cobalt transport protein CorA encodes MSMIRDLRAAVVRPSRVSLLKDGGTYDATRSPAASSAVVDCAVYRDGRRIETGTALTPHEAVRLVRRDGGFVWIGLHEPTEAEFSGIASEFGLHPLAVEDAVQAHQRPKLERYDDSLFTVFKTIHYVEHDQLDANSEVVESGEVMCFTGRDFFITVRHGGQGSLRALRHRLQDDPELLAKGPSAVLHAIADHVVDGYIAVADAVQDDIDEVETEVFSPGRKGAPRGSDAGRIYQLKREVLEFKRAVSPLLRPMQLLSERPMRLVDPDIQKYFRDVADHLARVQEQVLGFDELLNSILQANLAQASVAQNEDMRKITSWAAIIAVPTMVCGVYGMNFEYMPELHWKYGYPVILSFTVAVCLGIHRTLKRNGWL; translated from the coding sequence ATGTCGATGATCCGCGACCTGCGCGCAGCAGTCGTCCGTCCGTCCCGTGTGTCGCTGCTCAAGGACGGCGGGACGTACGACGCCACCCGCAGCCCCGCGGCGTCCTCCGCCGTCGTCGACTGCGCCGTCTACCGCGACGGCCGCCGCATCGAGACCGGGACCGCCCTGACCCCGCACGAGGCGGTGCGTCTGGTGCGCCGCGACGGGGGCTTCGTGTGGATCGGCCTGCACGAGCCGACGGAGGCCGAATTCTCCGGCATCGCCAGTGAGTTCGGGCTGCACCCGCTCGCCGTGGAGGACGCCGTCCAGGCCCACCAGCGGCCCAAGCTGGAGCGCTACGACGACTCCCTCTTCACGGTCTTCAAGACCATCCACTACGTCGAGCACGACCAGCTCGACGCCAACAGCGAGGTCGTCGAGTCCGGCGAGGTCATGTGCTTCACCGGACGGGACTTCTTCATCACCGTCCGGCACGGCGGACAGGGCTCCCTGCGGGCCCTCAGGCACCGCCTCCAGGACGACCCCGAGCTGCTCGCCAAGGGCCCCTCGGCCGTGCTGCACGCCATCGCGGACCACGTCGTCGACGGGTACATCGCCGTCGCCGACGCGGTGCAGGACGACATCGACGAGGTCGAGACCGAGGTGTTCTCCCCGGGCCGCAAGGGCGCGCCACGCGGTTCGGACGCCGGCCGGATCTACCAACTCAAGCGCGAGGTACTGGAGTTCAAGCGGGCCGTGTCGCCGCTGCTGCGGCCGATGCAGCTGCTGAGCGAGCGGCCGATGCGGCTGGTCGACCCCGACATCCAGAAGTACTTCCGGGACGTCGCCGACCACCTGGCCCGGGTCCAGGAGCAGGTCCTCGGCTTCGACGAACTGCTCAACTCCATCCTCCAGGCCAACCTCGCGCAGGCGTCCGTCGCCCAGAACGAGGACATGCGGAAGATCACCTCCTGGGCCGCGATCATCGCCGTGCCGACGATGGTGTGCGGGGTGTACGGCATGAACTTCGAGTACATGCCGGAGCTGCACTGGAAGTACGGCTACCCGGTGATCCTGAGCTTCACGGTGGCCGTCTGTCTCGGCATCCACCGCACGCTGAAGCGGAACGGATGGCTGTGA
- a CDS encoding suppressor of fused domain protein — protein sequence MADVLPLVEARLRSALGEPDARAAVTFLGTDRIEVLRFQEAGIVRYASLGMSAHPMTDPTAVVADPVKGPRAELVLSVRAGLAETDKVLRPLAVLAASPQVEGLVVAPGASLDVGEPLWPGAPFTSVLVAEPGGLVEDLELDEPLDPVRFLPLLPMTPNEAAWKRVHGAQALQEKWLTSGTDLRDPSRKSVPLE from the coding sequence ATGGCAGATGTTCTTCCTCTGGTCGAGGCCCGGTTGCGCAGCGCGCTGGGCGAACCGGACGCGCGCGCGGCGGTCACCTTCCTGGGCACGGACCGCATCGAGGTGCTCCGCTTCCAGGAGGCCGGCATCGTCCGCTACGCCTCGCTCGGCATGTCCGCCCACCCCATGACGGACCCCACGGCGGTGGTCGCCGACCCGGTCAAGGGGCCGCGCGCCGAGCTGGTCCTCTCCGTCCGTGCCGGGCTCGCCGAGACCGACAAGGTGCTCCGGCCGCTCGCCGTGCTCGCCGCGTCCCCGCAGGTGGAGGGCCTGGTCGTGGCTCCCGGCGCGTCCCTGGACGTCGGTGAGCCGCTGTGGCCCGGCGCCCCGTTCACCTCCGTCCTGGTCGCCGAGCCGGGCGGTCTGGTGGAGGACCTGGAGCTCGACGAGCCACTCGACCCCGTACGGTTCCTTCCGCTGCTGCCGATGACCCCGAACGAGGCCGCCTGGAAGCGCGTGCACGGCGCGCAGGCGCTTCAGGAGAAGTGGCTCACCTCGGGGACGGACCTCCGGGATCCGTCCCGGAAGTCCGTCCCGCTGGAGTGA